From the Lathyrus oleraceus cultivar Zhongwan6 chromosome 3, CAAS_Psat_ZW6_1.0, whole genome shotgun sequence genome, the window GATGGGAGTCATACCAACATCTCCACTGAGAAATCCTTACCACAAATGGGGAAAGATCTTACTGGATGACTGTAATTTATGAATAAAACTAGCTAACACAAAGGAAAGATCTTTGGAGAGACATCAAAATAATTTCTAAACCATATAAGGACCTTGGGTGGTAATTGGGGACTTTAAAAATATTTAAGAATCAATGATAGAACATGAGGGAACCCTGTCCAAGACTTTGAAGTGAGAGATCTATAAGATATGATGGAAGAGGTGGGCTTGTATGAACATGAAACTAAAGGGGAACATTTTACCTGGTCAGAAAGACACCTTAATGGTACTATATACTCTCGGATCGATAGAGTAATTTGCAATAGAGAATGGTTCATTTCCTTCCCGAGCTATGATATAGAGATTATGCTGACTCATATATCTGATCATAATCCCCTCAATATCAACATTATGAGATATAGAGCTGAGGTAAGAAGATTTCATACCTTCAATTCTTGAATTGTGTGGTTGACAATTGAATGTTAAGATAACTGATTAGACTCCAACCAATGTTCATAAGGCTAAACAAGCAAATGAAAAACATAGTTAATAACATACCTGATATTAAGATGGATTTGGAGAAGACTCAAAATAAACTGACAGAAGATAGGTTCAACCCAAACCATATCAAAGAAGTTCAAAAATGGACAGAAAACCTTATGCAGTCCACTAAAATAGAAGAGCAAATTATGATGCATAAATCAAAGATAAACTGGTTGAAACTTGGAGATATCAATTTAGCATACTTCCATGCTACCATTAGAGGAAAAAGCAAAAAAATTGAAATGCACAAACTAGGGGATCCCAATGGTACAATTCTCAAAGATCATAAGGAAATTGAACAAGAAGTCATAAGATTCTATAGAGAGCTAATTGGTACAACTGCTCACAGAATTAATCTTGTGGATATTGTTGCCTTGACAAATGATGCTCAACTTAAAGACATACATATGAACAATCTTATTTATAATTTTACTGACTATGAGATATGGACATCATTGAAAGGAATATGTGATCCAAAAGCTCCACGAATTGATGGCTACAATGCTAAATTCTTGAAGAAAACGTGGAACATTATTAGTGAAGATGTGAAGGATGCAAGACTTCTTTGTCAATAATAGGATGTACCATGCAGTAAATTGTTCATTGGTCACCCTCATCCCAAAGAAATATGACTCAAGAACAATGAAGGATATGCGACCTATTGCATGTTACACCATTGTTTACAAAATAATATAAAGATTTTAACTTTAAGGTTGAGCAAGTGATTAATGTGGTGGTTGATGAAAGTCAATCTGCCTTTGTTCCAAGTAAAGTGATACATGAAAATATTATAATTGCTCATGAATTATTGAGAGGGTACAATAGGAAGCATATATCACTTGTATCATGATATGTATTAGGTATGTTTCTTACAAGTATGTGATCAATGGGAAACATAGTGAGTTGCTGCAAGCAAAAAGATGTAAGAGGATCTCAACTTCAACTATCACCCAAAGTTCGAGAagatgaaaataaaaaaaacatgcTTTGCAAATGATATTATTCTATTTTCTCGAGGTGATGAAATTTCCATTCAACTTTTGATGGAAGAGTTCCAACATTTCACTGATGCTTCTAGGTTACAAGCCAACCCAATAAAAGGTAAAGTATACTTTAGATGAGTCAATGGCTAGGTGCGACAAAAAATTCTGAAAGCTATAAAATTCCTTCAAGTGTGTTACCTTTCAAGTATTTAGGCGTTCCTTTATCTAGTAGGAATTTTGATGTGTACCAATATGAACCATTGATTGATAAATTTGTTAGTAGAATTAGGCATTGGACTGTAAAACTTTTAAGTTATGCAGGAAGTCTCCAATTAATCAAAAGTGTACTATTTTCCATAACTGCTTATTTGATGCAAGTTTTTCTAATGCCAAAGAAAGTGATCAAGAAAATCAAAGCAATATGCAGAAGCTACTTATGGAGTGGTGTTAAAAAAAGCCCCTATAGCATGGGACAAAGTATGTTATCCTAAGGAAGTCGGTGGGATGAACTTCACATCCCTGAGTGAGTGGAACGTTGCAACCATAAGTAAGCTTTTATGGAACATGCaagtgtcataccctaattttcaatCCTAAGATGCCACCATCAGTTGTATCATTTGTATGACATCTAACATCTTTGCATTACAaacctattgaaaatacaaaaatattttctacTTTATTTGTCTTAAGCTAGGGTTTTGCACCAAGATCTTTCAAAGGttgatcaatcaagacttgaCATGAGCTTCAACATTTCAAACTCATCATCCTTCCCAAGTGATTAAGTGACTTCCATCAACAAGAATCAAGTTCAAGATCATTCcatctcaaattcatcaaggcTAAAGTTCATTTGATACCCTCAACTAGGGTTTtgacccaaagtcaactggttgactttttagccaaggcatgatcccaaagCTTGAAGGATGGTTCAAAGACGTCAAATACATAACAAGTGATCAATTCACATCATCCAATGTGCCCAAGATGTCTCA encodes:
- the LOC127130013 gene encoding uncharacterized protein LOC127130013, whose product is MDLEKTQNKLTEDRFNPNHIKEVQKWTENLMQSTKIEEQIMMHKSKINWLKLGDINLAYFHATIRGKSKKIEMHKLGDPNGTILKDHKEIEQEVIRFYRELIGTTAHRINLVDIVALTNDAQLKDIHMNNLIYNFTDYEIWTSLKGICDPKAPRIDGYNAKFLKKTWNIISEDVKDARLLCQ